A genome region from Brassica oleracea var. oleracea cultivar TO1000 chromosome C2, BOL, whole genome shotgun sequence includes the following:
- the LOC106324756 gene encoding uncharacterized protein LOC106324756, giving the protein MITRSKLAEQLREYQIKSKHDWASVSLFSSSSNFSSSSSRVDVVVFVIWELVILAFLVFSAVSLYLKRLELAFILLCVCLLLFVCMKIAKQVRIARKKKRRMLLPLSM; this is encoded by the exons ATGATAACGAGATCGAAACTAGCGGAACAGCTAAGAGAATATCAGATTAAATCAAAGCATGATTGGGCCTCCGTCTCTCTCTTCTCTTCCTCCTCCAATTTCTCTTCTTCTTCTTCCAG GGTGGATGTGGTAGTCTTTGTTATTTGGGAACTGGTGATCTTAGCGTTCCTGGTGTTTTCAGCTGTCTCATTGTACTTGAAGCGGTTGGAACTCGCGTTCATCTTGCTTTGTGTCTGCTTACTATTGTTCGTTTGTATGAAAATCGCAAAGCAAGTGAGAATAGCTAGGAAGAAGAAGCGGAGGATGCTTCTTCCTCTCTCTATGTAA